In Nonomuraea sp. NBC_00507, the following are encoded in one genomic region:
- a CDS encoding acetylxylan esterase: MPLFDLPLEELRAYLPDRDEPADFDDFWSRTLAEAGQYDLAAEYVPYDLPFAAVDVHEVSFAGWGGHRINGWFLLPRGADGPVPCVMHYIGYSGGRGFPKDHLFWPAAGYAVFVMETRGHGGGNVGSPGTTGDPHGSANPQAPGMMTRGILDPEDYYYRRVFTDAVRAVDAALAHPGVDASRIVVSGGSQGGGIAQATAALHPAVKAALIDVPFLTHFRRAVEITGRDPYQELVRFLATRRDSAEQVFRTLSYFDGLNFAARGRVPALYSVALMDDVCPPSTVFAGYNHWQGPKEITVWPWNNHEGGGGFQSEEQLRYLHKLLSGG; encoded by the coding sequence GTGCCACTGTTCGACTTGCCGCTCGAGGAGCTTCGCGCCTACCTCCCCGACCGCGACGAGCCCGCCGACTTCGACGACTTCTGGTCCCGCACCCTGGCCGAGGCCGGGCAGTACGACCTGGCCGCCGAGTACGTCCCGTACGACCTGCCCTTCGCCGCCGTGGACGTGCACGAGGTGTCGTTCGCCGGCTGGGGCGGGCACCGGATCAACGGCTGGTTCCTGCTGCCGCGCGGCGCCGACGGCCCGGTGCCGTGCGTGATGCACTACATCGGCTACAGCGGCGGCCGCGGGTTCCCCAAGGACCACCTGTTCTGGCCCGCCGCCGGGTACGCGGTGTTCGTGATGGAGACCCGCGGCCACGGCGGCGGCAACGTGGGCAGCCCGGGCACCACCGGCGACCCGCACGGCAGCGCCAACCCGCAGGCTCCGGGCATGATGACCCGCGGCATCCTCGACCCGGAGGACTACTACTACCGGCGGGTCTTCACCGACGCCGTCCGGGCCGTGGACGCGGCGCTCGCGCACCCGGGGGTCGACGCGAGCCGCATCGTGGTCTCCGGCGGCAGCCAGGGCGGCGGCATCGCCCAGGCCACGGCCGCGCTGCACCCGGCGGTCAAGGCGGCCCTCATCGACGTGCCGTTCCTGACCCACTTCCGGAGGGCGGTCGAGATCACCGGGCGTGACCCGTACCAGGAGCTGGTCAGGTTCCTGGCGACCCGCAGGGACAGCGCCGAGCAGGTGTTCCGCACGCTGTCATACTTCGACGGCCTGAATTTCGCCGCCCGTGGCCGAGTGCCCGCGCTGTACTCGGTCGCGCTGATGGACGACGTGTGCCCACCGTCGACGGTGTTCGCCGGATACAACCACTGGCAGGGCCCCAAGGAGATCACAGTCTGGCCCTGGAACAACCACGAGGGCGGCGGCGGCTTCCAGTCCGAGGAGCAGCTGCGTTATCTGCACAAGCTGCTGTCCGGCGGCTGA
- a CDS encoding Fe-S cluster assembly protein HesB, translated as MLTLTANAAQAIRDLTASAPETAQSGIRISSQGEGASSLTLSLATAPEPADAIVEAEGARVYLDPVAATVLEDKSLDAGADDQGSVSFLVTDQTA; from the coding sequence GTGCTCACCCTGACAGCCAACGCAGCCCAGGCGATTCGCGATTTGACCGCGTCCGCGCCCGAAACGGCCCAGAGCGGGATCCGCATCTCGTCTCAGGGCGAGGGCGCGAGCTCGCTCACCCTTTCGCTGGCCACCGCACCGGAGCCGGCCGATGCGATCGTGGAGGCCGAGGGGGCGCGCGTCTACCTGGATCCCGTCGCCGCCACCGTACTGGAGGACAAGTCTCTCGACGCCGGAGCCGATGACCAGGGAAGCGTGTCGTTCCTGGTCACCGACCAGACGGCCTGA